A single genomic interval of Chloroherpetonaceae bacterium harbors:
- a CDS encoding histone deacetylase, producing the protein MKVFYSDRYTIPLPEGHRFPMEKYRLIRFALLREGVVRDSELQEPPLATREQLLLAHSAEYVDAMCRGTVSPDVIRRIGFPWSEALVIRSLATVGGAIAAAESALHDGISGNLAGGTHHALRHSGEGYCVFNDLAVTALWLLKYRRVHRIAIIDLDVHQGNGNSDILRHREDVFIFSMHGEKNYPFRKVPSTLDVALPDGTDDQTFLDALAAHLPKVFAFRPDLVLYQAGVDPLKEDTLGRLALSHDGLMQRDRLVLSECRRRGIPVSLALGGGYAKPIDLTVDAHVGTYKVVREVF; encoded by the coding sequence ATGAAGGTGTTTTATTCTGACCGATACACTATCCCGCTGCCAGAGGGGCATCGCTTCCCAATGGAGAAGTATCGGCTGATTCGCTTTGCGCTTCTGCGTGAAGGCGTAGTGCGTGATTCAGAGTTGCAGGAGCCGCCGCTTGCCACACGCGAGCAATTGCTTCTGGCACACTCTGCTGAATACGTCGATGCAATGTGCCGCGGCACAGTCTCGCCTGACGTGATTCGCCGCATTGGCTTTCCATGGAGCGAGGCCTTAGTGATTCGCTCACTTGCAACAGTTGGTGGTGCCATTGCAGCAGCAGAAAGCGCGTTGCACGATGGCATATCGGGCAACTTAGCTGGCGGCACGCATCATGCATTGCGACATTCTGGTGAGGGCTATTGTGTCTTCAATGACTTAGCTGTTACAGCTCTCTGGCTGCTTAAGTATCGCCGCGTGCACCGCATTGCCATCATTGACTTGGACGTCCATCAAGGTAACGGCAACTCCGACATCCTTCGTCATCGTGAAGATGTCTTCATTTTCAGTATGCACGGCGAAAAGAATTATCCCTTCCGCAAAGTGCCCTCTACGCTTGATGTAGCGCTACCCGATGGCACCGATGACCAGACCTTCCTTGACGCCCTTGCAGCGCATCTGCCTAAGGTGTTTGCCTTCCGCCCTGACCTTGTGCTCTACCAAGCTGGCGTCGACCCGCTCAAGGAAGACACCTTAGGTCGGCTGGCTCTTTCACACGACGGCTTAATGCAGCGCGACCGCCTTGTGCTCTCGGAGTGTAGACGACGTGGCATTCCCGTCTCGCTGGCATTAGGCGGCGGATATGCCAAACCAATTGACCTCACGGTAGACGCGCATGTTGGTACTTACAAAGTCGTGCGAGAAGTGTTTTAG